Proteins encoded within one genomic window of Pygocentrus nattereri isolate fPygNat1 chromosome 9, fPygNat1.pri, whole genome shotgun sequence:
- the adnpb gene encoding activity-dependent neuroprotector homeobox b: MFQLPVNNLGSLRKARKNVKKVLGDIGLEFCKEHIDDYKDFVPNEFYIKNTTWDDVCMWDPSLTKTQEYRSKPFCCSGCPFSSKFFSAYKSHFRNVHSEDFENRILLNCPYCTYNGNKKTLETHIRLFHMPNNVTRQSTGGLQGTGTSLKDGVRLDKARDSVEQAVYYCKKCTYRDPLYNVVRKHIYREHFQHVAAPYMVKPGEKTATPNGSAAGSDTGTGNTTDSNSTAGAGNSSSTAIHCKRCLFVPRTYEALVQHVIEDHERIGYQVTAMIGHTNVVVPRPKPGIMVSPKAQVEKNVIGVTPKGTLVTAGVRPLSAQQLSRIVIPKGSLNSSGVLSGVHLKPGTISLKAGTTQAVSIGGQQVRITLPGNAQLSVPQQSQTARPHLSASHLRSAVSASTSTSVLKIPSLTSRVQAAAANVSSAPPKKGASVLGTSYTQKWKICTICNELFPENVYSSHFEKEHKAEKVPAVANYIMKIHNFTSKCLYCNRYLPSDTLLNHMLIHGLSCPHCRATFNDVEKMVAHMRASHPNESVGVRTDSPLTFDLTLQQGNPKNVQLIVTTYNMRDAPEESVAFHAQNNASPIPQGNKPATSHIPKIHNEAPDGTHARSAPQAAVPYKRDVGKTLCPLCFSILKGPISDALAHHLRERHQVIQTVHPVEKKLTYKCIHCLGVYTSNMTASTITLHLVHCRGVSKTQNGQDSRPAPTTRVVKAQGASLKRAGFQHDEEADLKKRKIGPGNQARPSLPASVELKEEPVVLALDPKGHENESYEARKAFLTKYFNRQPYPTRREVEKLASCLWLWKSDISSHFANRRRKCLRDCETQKANVLLGFNMHDLAQLQHPMDFDSKWFFEGHIQDQESRTSRDFIARSASAIIRFHENTTTNGDMQETEEARSTPKASPHSNGEKDTLGNNCNESVKIIVKPQGVLNSEPISVDSDSEDENVKAAQENTDSKVSNQLASGVGIEMESKGGASDSEPEDALSGENGYGSKEELHTSERPSEEGQTGIAAKLGQSGAGTCLGEQQV, encoded by the exons ATGTTCCAACTCCCGGTCAACAACCTTGGCAGTTTAAGGAAAGCTAGGAAAAATGTGAAGAAAGTGCTGGGGGATATTGGCTTGGAGTTTTGCAAGGAACACATTGAT GACTATAAAGACTTTGTGCCCAATGAGTTCTACATCAAGAACACCACATGGGATGATGTGTGCATGTGGGATCCCTCACTTACCAAAACACAA GAGTACCGGTCGAAGCCATTCTGTTGTTCAGGCTGTCCATTCTCCTCCAAGTTCTTTTCAGCTTACAAGAGCCACTTTCGTAATGTCCACAGTGAGGACTTTGAGAATCGAATCCTCCTTAACTGCCCGTATTGCACTTACAATGGGAACAAGAAGACCCTGGAGACACACATCAGGCTTTTTCACATGCCCAACAATGTGACACGCCAGAGTACTGGTGGCCTCCAGGGGACAGGAACCAGCTTAAAGGATGGTGTTCGCCTGGATAAGGCCCGAGACAGTGTAGAGCAGGCCGTGTACTACTGCAAGAAATGCACTTATAGGGACCCACTATACAATGTGGTGCGAAAGCACATCTACCGAGAACACTTCCAACATGTTGCTGCTCCATATATGGTCAAGCCGGGTGAGAAAACAGCTACACCTAATGGATCAGCAGCTGGTTCTGACACAGGCACAGGGAACACTACAGATAGTAATAGCACTGCAGGTGCTGGGAACAGTAGCAGCACAGCCATTCACTGTAAGCGCTGTCTCTTTGTGCCACGTACCTATGAGGCACTAGTGCAGCATGTCATTGAAGACCATGAACGCATCGGTTACCAAGTTACAGCTATGATTGGACATACTAATGTGGTGGTGCCTCGTCCCAAGCCTGGTATTATGGTGTCCCCTAAAGCCCAGGTAGAAAAGAATGTCATCGGCGTTACTCCAAAGGGCACCCTGGTAACTGCAGGAGTGCGGCCACTGTCCGCTCAGCAGTTGAGTCGCATTGTCATTCCCAAGGGAAGTTTAAATTCCTCTGGGGTCCTGTCAGGTGTTCACTTGAAGCCAGGTACAATTAGTCTGAAGGCAGGCACCACCCAAGCCGTGTCCATTGGGGGACAACAAGTACGTATTACTTTGCCAGGCAATGCACAGCTTTCAGTGCCCCAGCAGTCTCAAACAGCCAGACCTCACCTTTCTGCTAGCCATTTACGCAGCGCGGTTTCTGCATCAACATCCACTTCTGTTCTAAAGATTCCTTCACTGACCTCACGAGTCCAGGCAGCTGCTGCTAATGTATCATCTGCCCCTCCCAAGAAAGGGGCCTCTGTCCTGGGTACATCCTATACCCAGAAATGGAAGATCTGCACAATATGCAATGAGCTATTTCCAGAAAATGTGTATAGTTCACATTTTGAGAAAGAACATAAAGCAGAAAAGGTGCCTGCTGTGGCCAACTACATCATGAAGATCCACAACTTCACTAGTAAATGCTTATACTGCAACCGCTACCTGCCAAGCGACACACTGCTGAACCATATGCTAATCCATGGTCTGTCGTGCCCACACTGCAGGGCAACTTTCAATGACGTTGAGAAGATGGTGGCACACATGCGAGCATCACATCCTAATGAGTCTGTTGGAGTACGCACTGACTCTCCACTGACTTTTGATCTGACTCTTCAGCAGGGCAACCCCAAGAACGTCCAGTTAATTGTCACCACTTACAATATGCGGGATGCTCCTGAAGAGTCTGTGGCATTCCATGCCCAAAACAATGCCTCACCTATACCACAAGGAAACAAGCCTGCAACGTCACACATCCCAAAGATACATAACGAGGCCCCAGATGGGACACATGCTAGAAGTGCGCCACAGGCAGCTGTTCCTTATAAGAGGGATGTGGGCAAGACCTTATGCCCACTTTGCTTTTCCATTCTGAAAGGCCCAATCTCTGACGCCCTTGCGCACCacttgagagagagacaccaaGTAATCCAAACAGTGCATCCAGTGGAGAAAAAGCTAACGTACAAGTGTATCCATTGCCTTGGTGTTTATACCAGCAACATGACAGCCTCCACTATAACTCTGCATCTTGTACACTGCCGTGGTGTGAGCAAGACTCAGAACGGCCAGGACAGCAGGCCTGCTCCGACTACTAGAGTAGTTAAGGCTCAGGGAGCTTCCTTGAAAAGAGCCGGGTTTCAACATGACGAAGAAGCTGACCTGAAGAAACGGAAAATTGGGCCAGGGAACCAGGCTCGGCCAAGCCTCCCTGCCTCAGTTGAGCTGAAAGAAGAACCTGTTGTGTTGGCTTTGGACCCAAAGGGCCATGAGAATGAGTCATATGAGGCCCGCAAGGCATTCCTTACGAAGTACTTCAACCGGCAACCATATCCCACGCGCAGGGAAGTGGAGAAGCTGGCTTCCTGTCTTTGGCTCTGGAAATCAGACATTTCAAGCCATTTCGCAAACCGTAGAAGAAAGTGTCTTCGTGACTGCGAAACACAAAAAGCTAATGTTTTGCTTGGGTTCAACATGCATGATCTTGCGCAGTTGCAGCATCCAATGGACTTTGATTCGAAGTGGTTTTTTGAAGGCCACATTCAGGACCAGGAAAGTCGTACATCTAGGGATTTCATCGCTAGATCTGCCAGTGCAATTATACGGTTTCACGAAAACACTACTACTAATGGTGATATGCAAGAGACTGAGGAGGCTAGGTCTACTCCCAAAGCTTCGCCTCACTCAAATGGTGAAAAGGATACCCTAGGGAACAACTGCAATGAGTCAGTCAAAATAATCGTAAAACCTCAGGGGGTTCTGAATTCAGAGCCCATCTCTGTGGACTCGGACAGTGAGGATGAGAATGTCAAGGCTGCACAAGAAAATACGGACTCTAAGGTGAGCAACCAGCTAGCTAGTGGGGTGGGAATAGAAATGGAAAGTAAAGGAGGAGCGAGTGACTCTGAGCCAGAGGACGCCCTCAGTGGTGAAAATGGTTACGGGTCAAAGGAAGAGCTGCATACAAGTGAAAGGCCCAGTGAAGAGGGCCAGACAGGCATCGCGGCCAAGCTTGGACAATCAGGAGCAGGAACCTGCCTTGGCGAGCAACaagtctga